The Polynucleobacter sp. HIN7 genomic interval TCACGGCTTTGCCCGATTGCGGGCCAGGTCTCGATGGATATGCTAACCATTGATCTCACCCATGCGCCCTGGGCAACCGTCGGCACCAAAGTAGAGTTGTGGGGTAAAAACTTGCCTGTCGATGATGTGGCAACACATGCCCAAACGATTGGCTACGAACTGGTATGCGCGATTGCGCCTCGGGTACCGCTCGAAATTATTTAGTGATCCAGAACTGCCACCACTTGCGCTCTTTCTGAACGCGCTTGCCCGTTTTAAAGATCTGACTATCAGGGAAATTGAGCTTAAAGACCCGCATGGCATCAGAGCTTAAGTCATACATCCCCAAGGCTTGATAGGACTGAACCAAAATGAAGAGTGCTTCCTCAACCGCTGGCGCACGATCGTAATCCCGAATCACGAGTTGAGCACGGTTGGCAGCAGCTAAGTATGCGCCTCGATCGTAATAGTAGCGCGCCACAATCACATCAGCCTCTGCTAAAGAGTTGACGATGTAGCGCATGCGATCAAGTGAGTCGGGGGCGTATTTACTGTTGGGGAAGCGTTCCACCACGACCTTGAAGGATTCAAAGGCCTCTTTGGCTGCTTTGGGATCACGTTCACTCAGATCTTGTCCCGTGAACTTTCCTAAAAATCCTAAATCGTCATTGAAGGTGATCAGGCCCTTGAGGTAATACGCGTAATCTAAATTGGGGCTACCTTGGTGCAACTTAATGAAGCGATCGATTTGGACCATTGCTTGGGCAGGCTCCTGGGCTTTCCAAAAGCAATACGCGGAATTAATCTGAGCTTGCTGGGAGTAGGGACCAAAGGGGAAGCGCGCCTCCAGTTTCTCAAAGTACTGACCGCACTTATCAAAATCATTCTCATTCATCTTGTCGCGCGCTTCGGTATATAGCCTAGCTTCGGACCAGCCCAAGGTTTCATCGGTACTGGTATTGGCGCATGAGGTGAGAAGCATTGCGGAAGAAACTAGTGACGCAAGAGCAACAAGCCTTAAACTAGCACGATGGTGCCCCATAGGGGGAATTGATAACACAATAAGGTCCTTCCAGCGTGGCATTGCCGCAAACTCCTGATCCGAATCCCTCTGATTATATCGATGATGAGGATTTCATTGCGCTTGAGATCCCGGATGCATGGGCGGGAGAGCGTTTAGATAAAGTCTTAGCCCATTTTTTAACCGACTACTCCCGCAATCGGATACAGGCATGGGCCAATCAAGGAGCGGTTCTAGTTGACGGCAAGGTCGTTAAATCTCGCCAGATTTTGCGAGGCGGTGAGGCGATTCGGGTCTTTCCACAAGAGATGCCGGAGCAACATGCATTTGAGCCAGAAGATATTCCACTCAATTGCATCTATGAAGATGATCACCTCTTGGTCTTTAATAAAGCGGCTGGGATAGTAATGCATCCCGCGGCTGGCAATTGGACTGGAACGGTACTCAATGGTCTTCTGTTTCATTACCCCGAGCTTGCCCAGTTGCCTCGTGCTGGGATTGTGCATCGACTCGATAAGGACACCTCAGGACTCTTTGTGGTGGCTCGTACGGCATTGGCCCAAACTGCCTTAGTACGACTATTGCAAGATCATTTGGTGGAGCGGCGCTATCTAGCCTGGGTGTGGGGCGATACTCCATTACATGGCACGATTAACGCTGCCTTGGCACGCGACCCGCGCGATCGACTGAAGATTGCCGTGGTGCCTGCCGATTCTAGAGTAGCCAATGCCAAAGCCGCACGCACCCATTACAAACGCTTAGCGCTGGGCGCCTACCAACAGAGTAAGGTCTCATTGTTGGAGTGTCGCTTGGAGACCGGTCGAACCCATCAAATTCGCGTTCATCTTGAGTCTTTGTCTTATCCATTATTAGGCGACCCGGTGTATCGCAAACGAATCCCAGCGGCTGCGAGTCAATTGTTCTTAAAGCGCCAAGCCCTCCATGCGTTTGCGTTGGAGTTTGTGCATCCAAGCACACACGAACCGATGCGATGGTTTGCTCCCATTCCAAATGATCTCTTAGAACTGCATGCGCAAGTGCATATGGATGCCGCAGATCTTCCCAAACCATTTGATGACTCTTCCTCATGAGCCCGCTTCGTATTCTGAGACCCGATTGGCCAGCACCTACTAATGTGCATGCCTTTACAACCACCCGGCAAGGTGGCTTTAGTCAAGCACCATATGATCAATTCAATCTAGGCGCATTTGCTGGCGAGGATCTAAAAATTGTGCAACAAAATCGGGCCTTGCTCAACGCCTTATTACCGCAAGCACCATTTTGGATTAAGCAAGTGCATGGTACCGATGTGGTCTTAGCAAAAGGTGTGCACGAGGGTATCGGCGATTGCATCATTGAGGCGGATGCGAGTGTGACGACGACTCCGCAAACCGTGTTGAGCATCTTGGCGGCTGATTGCATGCCAGTGCTCTTCACGAATCGATCAGGAACAGCAGTTGCTGCTGCACATGCGGGTTGGCGTGGGTTATGTGCCGGTATTCTGGAAAATACGGTAGCCAAACTTCTCAAAGAGTCCTCAAGCACCGCATCCGATGTGCTCGCATGGATTGGTCCGAGCATCTCGGTGGCACATTACGAAGTGGGTGGTGAAGTGCGTGCTGCGTTTATGGAGTCAGCAGTGCAATTTGATTATCTACTCGACGATGCATGTTTTATTCCTAATCAGACCTCAAGCCATGAGAAGTATTGGGCCGATCTGCCACGAATTGCCAAATCCCGCCTGCAAGCCTTGGGTATTGGTGCGGTCTATGGCGGCGATTTATGTACCTTCAGTGATCCTGAACGTTTTTACTCCTATCGCCGTGAAACCCCCACGGGACGCTTTGCTAGCTTGATTTGGTTCAATCCGAAGCCCTAGCAATCAAGGTAATTGCCGCATCTCAGCCCAGCGATCCTGATAAATGCTAGGGTTAGTGCTTATAACCCTTGCGTCATAATCACCTGAGAATAGAGACGTACTGTTTAGTTTGATTGACACTTTTAAGAAGATCACCATCATCATGAATTTGGGTAATTCACCAAGCTTGGCCCCGCAATACATGGCCATGATTCCCCCAGACAAGCTCTCCGAAATTCAAACCAAATATCTCGAAGACCTTGGTAAATTGGGTAAAGATCCCAGCGCATTGGAATTCAAAGACCGACGCTTTATGGGCGAGGCTTGGCAAAACCCTTGGAGCAAAGCACTAGTCTCCACCTATTTATTGAATGCACGTTATCTCAATGAGCTCGTGCAAGCCGTGCAGACCGATACCAAAACTCGACAGCGCATTGAGTTTGCGACCAATCAAATGATTGATGCCTTATCGCCCTCAAACTTCTTGGCCACCAACCCAGAGGCATTGGAGACTATCCTCAAGACCCAAGGTCAATCGATTCAAAAGGGGATCTTGAACTTATTGGGTGATCTTGGCAAAGGAAAGGTGAGCCAAACCGATGAGAGTGGCTTTGAGGTGGGTAAAAATTTGGCACAGACCGAAGGTGCGGTGGTATTTCGGAACTCGCTCTTTGAATTGATTCAGTACAAGCCTCTCACTGATCAGGTTTATGAGCGACCATTCTTAATGGTTCCCCCGTGCATTAACAAGTACTACATTCTAGATTTGCAACCTGATAACTCTGTAGTGCGTTATATGGTGAGCCAAGGGCACACCGTATTTTTGGTCTCCTGGAAAAATCCAGACGCCAGCATGAATCGCATTACCTGGGAGGACTATGTGGGTACTGGCGTGCTCGAAGCAATTCGGGTTACGCAGGAAATCAGTCAACAAGACAAGATCAATATCTTGGGCTTCTGTGTGGGCGGTACCTTAGTGAGCACCGCACTCGCAGTGCTGGCTGTACGTAAACAGGATCCTATTGAAAGCCTGACGCTTTTGACCACCTTATTGGATTTCACGGACACAGGCATCCTCGATGTCTTTATTGATGAGTCCTTGGTCAATCTGCGTGAGAAATCCATCGGTGGTGCTGAAGGGCGTTATGGCCTCTTATCTGGTTTGGAGTTAGCCAATACCTTCTCCTTCTTGCGACCCAACGAGTTGGTGTGGAACTATGTGGTGGATAACTACCTCAAAGGTAACTCGCCACCGCCATTTGATTTGCTCTACTGGAATGGGGACTCCACCAATTTGCCTGGCCCGATGTATTGCTGGTATCTGCGCCATACTTACTTGCAAAATGATCTAGCCAAACCGGGCAAGCTCAAGGTCTGTGGGGAGAAGATTGATCTAAGTAAGATCAAGGTCCCTGCTTACATCTACGCATCACGTGATGATCACATCGTGCCATGGCACTCGGGTTATCAGAGTACTCAAATTTTGAAGGGGCCGATTCGGTTTGTGATGGGGGCCTCGGGTCATATTGCGGGTGTAATTAATCCTCCGCATAAGAAGAAACGCAATTATTGGACTAATTCTGATTTACCAAAAACCGCGGATGCATGGCTCAAAGGTGCCAAAGAAGTGCCCGGTAGTTGGTGGCCCGACTTTACCGAGTGGCTCGCTCAATATGGTGGTAAACAGATTCCTGCACCGAAAAATTATGGGCATGGCAAGTACAAAAAATTAGTTGCAGCACCTGGCACCTACGTCAAAGAAAAGGCGCAAAAGGTTTAATCGATTGATCTGAATACAAGGAGAAGATGATGGCACAACGGATTGCATACGTAACAGGTGGGATGGGCGGAATCGGCACGGCGATCTGTCAGCGTTTATCCAAAGGCGGCTTTAAGGTGATTGCTGGTTGCGGCCCAAACTCGCCCCGCAAGGATCGTTGGATTGGTGAGCAAAAAGCCTTGGGTTATGAGTTCATTGCGTCTGAGGGTAATGTATCCGATTGGGAGAGCACCAAAGCAGCCTTTGAGAAGGTCAAAGCCGAGGTAGGTCGGGTTGATGTCTTGGTGAACAATGCCGGCATCACTCGGGATAGCGTGTTTCGGAAGATGACCCCTGAGGATTGGAAGGCGGTGATTGATACCAATCTGAACTCGCTCTTTAATGTAACCAAGCAAGTAATTGATGGCATGATCGATAACGGTTGGGGCCGGATCATTAATATCTCCTCGGTCAACGGTCAGAAGGGTCAGTTTGGTCAAACCAACTATTCCACTGCCAAGGCAGGCTTGCATGGCTTCACCATGGCGCTAGCCCAAGAGGTTGCTAGCAAAGGGGTGACCGTGAATACCGTTTCACCAGGCTATATTGCGACGGATATGGTTAAGGCAATTCGGGAGGATGTGCTTGAGAAGATTGTCGGCACAATCCCAGTGAAGCGCCTGGGAACCCCCGACGAGATTGCCTCAATCTGCGCTTGGATTGCCTCAGACGACGGCGCCTTCTCAACCGGCGCCGACTTCTCGGTCAATGGGGGGATCCATACAGGCTAAACTAAGGTAAATTCTGCATTGCAACAGCGAGCAAGGGAATCACCATGGCTACACGAACAAAACGGGCTGGCGATGAGCGCCTAATCAAAAAGTACCCCAATCGGCGTCTCTACGATACCCAGACGAGTACCTATGTAACTCTTGCTGACATTAAGCAGTTGGTCATGGCGTCCGAGAGCTTTAAGGTTCTCGATGCTAAAACCGATGAGGATCTGACCCGCAGCATACTCTTGCAGATCATTCTTGAAGAAGAGGCCTGCGGGGTGCCGCTCTTCACGACCCAGATGCTGCAGCAAATGATCCGTTTTTATGGTCACTCGATGCAAGGGTTGATGGGGAGCCATTTGGAGCGCACCATGCAATCCTTTATGGATATGCAGCAAAAGTTAGCGGAGCAATCCAAGTCGATGACCGGTGGTGGTACTGAAGCCTGGACCCAAATGATGAACTTGCAAAATCCTTTTATGCAAAATTTGATGACCAACTATATGGATCAGAGCAAGGACTTATTCCTAAAAATGCAGGAACAAATGCAAGGCTCGAACCAACTCTTTACTGGCTTCCCATTCAAAGGCAAATCTGACGCATCGAATTCCAACTCCTAAGCACAGGGCTTAGAGACTTTCATTACATCATTAAGATTGGGCATTATTCGTGGTTGCAAAAGTAGGATTTGTTTCATTGGGGTGTCCCAAAGCATTGGTGGATTCTGAGCTCATCTTGACGCAGTTAAGTGCCGAAGGTTATGAGACCGCAAAAGACTATGCTGGGGCCGATCTGGTGATCGTCAACACCTGCGGCTTTATTGACTCTGCAGTGGAGGAAAGTCTGTCTGCGATTGGAGAAGCCCTCACCGAGAACGGCAAGGTGATCGTGACCGGTTGCCTAGGTGCCAAGAAAAATGCCGATGGTAGCGATCTAATTACTAGCATCCATCCCAAAGTATTAGCGGTAACTGGACCACATGCAACCGCTGAAGTCTTGCAAGCCGTACATACCCATTTACCCAAACCGCATGACCCATTTTTGGATCTTGTGCCTCCGGCAGGGATCAAACTAACACCAAAGCATTACGCTTATCTAAAAATTTCAGAGGGTTGTAATCATCGTTGCAGCTTTTGCATCATTCCAAGCATGCGAGGCGATTTGGTATCGCGTCCCATCGGCGATGTGTTGCAAGAAGCACAAAAACTTTTTGAGTCGGGAGTTAAAGAGCTCTTGGTGGTTTCGCAAGACACGAGTGCCTATGGTGTGGATATTCAGTACCGCACCGGTTTTTGGGATGGCAAACCCATTAAGACCCGTCTTTACGATTTAGCACTTGCACTTCATGAGCTCGCCATATCGCATCAAGCCTGGGTGCGGATGCATTACGTGTACCCCTATCCGCATGTTGATCAGATTTTGCCGATCATGGCTCAATTCAAGGACACGGGATTTGGACTCTTACCGTATCTTGATATTCCATTTCAGCATGCACACCCAGATGTCCTCAAACGCATGAAGCGACCCGCCAGTGGTGAAAAAAATCTGGACCGAATCCAGTCATGGCGTGCGATTTGTCCTGACCTGGTGATCCGCAGTACCTTTATTGCTGGATTTCCCGGGGAGACCGAAGAGGAGTTTTCAGCCTTATTGCAATTTATGGAAGAGGCGCAAATCGATCGAGCCGGATGTTTTGCGTATTCACCGGTGGAGGGTGCTACTGCGAATGCGCTCGACAACCCCGTCCCAGAGCCCATTCGCGAGGAGCGGCGCTCTCGCTTTATGGCGCTTGCTGAGGAGCAATCGAGCCGGCGCTTACGGCGATTAGTAGACCAACGCATTCGGGTATTGGTTGATCATGTGACCCCAGAGGGGGGGATTGGTCGGAGTGCGGCCGATGCCCCAGAAATTGATGGGATTGTCAAAATTTTGCCACCTAGCAAGCCCTCCAAGCGCTATCGGGTTGGGGAGTTTGTAAAGGCAACCGTCCTTGATACGCAAGGGCATGATCTGATTGTGCAAGTGTAGATAATGAGCTAAAACTAGCTATTGGGCTAATCTGTAAAGAAGGGAACAATGATGAGTCGTGAAGTCGTGGTCTTAAGTGCAGCGCGTTCTGCAATCGGTAGTTATGGCGGCAGTCTCAGTGGCATGGAGCCATCAGAGTTGGCTGGTGTGGTGATGAAAGAAGCCGTTGCCCGTTCTGGCGCCGATCCTGCCAAGATTAATTATGTGACGGTCGGTAATACTATGCCAACTGACTCACGCTACGCTTATGTATCACGTGTAGCGGCAATCCAAGCGGGACTACCGATGGATTCAGTCGCGATGGCAGTGAATCGTTTGTGCAGTTCTGGATTGCAAGCGATTGTGACCACTGCGCAAGGCATCATGCTCAATGATTATGACTATGGTGTGGGCGGTGGCGTTGAAGTGATGTCGCGTGCCATGTATGGAGCCACTGCAATGCGCAATGGTGCACGCATGGGCGATACCAAAATGATTGACCTGATGGTCGCCGTTCTCACAGATCCTTTTGGTGTGGGTCATATGGGCATCACTGCCGAGAACTTGGCTGAGAAATGGAAGATTACACGCGATGATCAAGATGCCTTTGCTGTTGAATCCCATCGCCGTGCAGCAGTAGCAATTAAAGAAGGACGCTTTAAATCCCAAATCGTACCGATTACATTAAAGACCCGAAAGGGTGATGTGGTGTTTGATACCGATGAGCATTGCAAACCGGATACCACCATGGAGACCTTAGCGAAGATGAAGCCTGCCTTCAAAAAAGAAGGTGGTACAGTCACCGCAGGAAATGCATCGGGTGTTAACGATGGTGCTGCCTTCATGGTCTTGGCCGCGGCTGATGTGGCTGCCAAAGCCGGACAAAAGCCAATCGCACGTTTGGTCTCTTATGCAGTCGCTGGTGTACCCAATCACATCATGGGTGAGGGCCCCATTCCCGCAACCAAGATTGCTTTGCAACGCGCTGGATTGACTTTAGACAAGATGGATGTGATTGAGTCCAATGAAGCCTTTGCTGCGCAGGCAATTGCTGTCACCAAGGGATTAGGTTTGGACCCAGCAAAGACCAATGTGAACGGTGGTGCAGTTGCCCTTGGTCATCCGGTAGGTTGCACCGGTGCTGCGATCGCCACTAAAGCCATTTATGAATTGCATCGCACCAACGGTAAATATTGCTTAGTCACCATGTGTATTGGTGGCGGTCAAGGCATTGCCGCGGTATTTGAGCGACTCTAAGCCTTAGAGCAGTTCGAGGACTGCATCCAAGCCGACGTTGTCTAAAGCGACGTCGGCTTTTTCTTTAACAATCGCCTTGGCGCGATAGGCGACGCTCAAACCGCAGTCGGCCATCATCAATAGATCATTGGCGCCATCACCAATCACAATTGCAGCGCGCTTATCAAGATCATAGCGGGCACACGCCGCTTCCACAAACCGATTCTTGGCCGCTCCATCCACAATCTCACCTAAGACCTTACCAGTGAGCCGATCATTCACAATCTCTAGTTGATTGGAGTGCGTCTCGCACAAGGCAAGGCGTTCTTGCATGCGATCGGTAAAGAATGTAAAGCCACCAGAAACCAGTAGGGTGTGCATATCACGTTCATGCGCACCGCTGATCAAGAGCTCGGCTCCGGGATTGAGTTGTAAGCGTTCCTCATAGACCGAATGCAAAGCCGAGATGGACGCACCCTCTAATAGGGCAACACGGCGACGCAAGCTCTCGGCAAAGTTTGGGATCTCGCCACGCATCGTGGCCGCAGTAATTTCTGCGACCGCTGCTTTCTTGCCAGTAAAGTCAGCAATTTCATCAATGCACTCAATATTGATTAAGGTCGAGTCCATATCCATGGCCAAGACCTTCAGTGTGCTTGGATTAAAGCCAGTAGGTAGAATGGCCAAATCACAACCACGCTCTGCACAATACTGGCGCAGACCATTGCGTTCGAATGCTTCAATCTCGCGCATTAATAAAAATCTCCCCGCAGTATGCTGAAAATCAATCCCCAGGGTTTGCATAGCGCGTTCTAAGCCTGAAACGAGTTGGGGATCAGTCGCCTTTGATCCTAAGATTTGCAAACTGGGGAAGGGGTGAGATGATGAAGACACCATAAATCAATTATGCCTAAGCGATCGATGAGAGCGCAGGAGTTGGTAGAGGATGTGCCGAGGCCACCAGAGCCGTGCTTAAGAGTTTCATGAGCTGTCGGATCGCTTCGATGCGCTGCTCAAGCTGATCAAACGAGGACCCCTTAGTAGGCAAGTATTTAATGCGATCTTGGCCATTGAGTTGCACATGAGGGTTGGATTGCACCAAACGAATCAATTTCACGGGATCCAATGGGGGGTGTGCAATAAAACTTACCTGAATGCCATTTGGACTCGCATCCATTTTCTGAATGCCGTAGAGAACCATTTCAAGGCGTAGCCGATGGGTCTCGTAAAAGGCCTTGGCAGGATCAGGTAAGTTACCAAAGCGATCGACGAGTTCTTCACGCAACTGGCTCAACTCATCAAAGGCTTCACAGCTGGCAAAGCGTTTGTAGAGCGATAGGCGTTCATGCACATCGGGACAATAATCCGCAGGCAGGAGAGCGGGTGCCCCTAAATTAACATCGGTCACCGCTTGCATGGGTGAGAGTAGGTCGGGCTCCTTACCACTGCGTAAGGACTTGACTGCGCGATTGAGCATCTCGGTATACAGCTGAAAGCCAATTTCATGAATCTCACCCGATTGCTTATCACCCAACACCTCACCAGCCCCACGGATCTCTAAATCGTGCATAGCAAGATAAAAACCAGAACCGAGTTCTTCCATCGCCACGATCGCGTCTAGGCGTAAACGCGCTTGCTTCGTTAGGGCATCTGGGTCAGGCACTAAAAGATAGGCATAGGCTTGGTGATGCGAGCGACCTACGCGACCGCGCAATTGGTGGAGCTGCGCCAAACCAAACTTATCAGCGCGATGCATGATGATGGTATTGGCGGTTGGTACGTCAATCCCGGTTTCAATGATGGTGGTACACAGCAAGACATTACTGCGCTGCGTGACAAAATCTCGCATCACGGCTTCAAGCTCGCGTTCGTGCATTTGGCCATGCGCCACGGTAATTCGGGCTTCGGGTAAGAGCATCTGTAAGGCTTGCTTGCGATTCTGGATGGTCTCCACCTCGTTGTGTAAGAAGTACACCTGACCACCACGTTTGATCTCGCGTAAGACCGCTTCCCGAATCACACCATCACTCTCACGTCGCACAAAGGTCTTAATGGCTAGACGTTTCTGAGGAGCAGTGGCAATCACCGAGAACTCTCGCAAGCCCTCGAGCGCCATACCTAAAGTGCGCGGTATTGGAGTGGCAGTGAGTGTGAGGATATCCACCTCTGCACGCAATGCCTTCAAGGCATCTTTCTGACGCACACCAAAGCGATGTTCTTCATCAACAATTACCAAACCAAGGCGCGCAAATTGCGTCTCTTTGGAGAGCAGCTTATGGGTACCAATCACAATATCAGCCTCACCGGCAGCAATCGCAGCTAATGCCGCACTGATCTCTTTAGCAGTCTTAAAACGTGAGAGCTCCACAATCCGAACTGGCCAGGCGGCAAAACGATCTTTCCAGGTGGCAGCGTGTTGCTCAGCCAGTAGGGTAGTGGGTGCCAGAATCGCCACTTGTTTACCACCCATCACCGCCACAAAGCTAGCGCGAAGTGCCACCTCGGTTTTACCAAAACCCACATCGCCACAAACCAAGCGATCCATCGGCTTGCCGCTAGTCATATCGCCAATCACTGCAGCAATCGCATTCGCTTGGTCCGGCGTTTCTTCAAAGCCAAAGCTCTCTGCAAACGCGGCATAGTCATGTGCCGAGAACTCGAAGGCATGACCTTTGCGGATTGCTCGTGCGGCATAGAGATTGAGAAGCTCTGCTGCCGTATCTCGTATTTGCTGAGCAGCCTTGCGCTTGGCTTTATCCCACTGACCAGAGCCCAATTGATGTAAGGGCGCTGAATCCGGATCGGCCCCCGCATAGCGCGTGACCTGATGAAGTTGTTGGACTGGCACATACAAGGTTGCATCGTGCGCGTAAATGAGGTGCAAAAATTCCTCGAAGGCGGGTGCTTCTTTAGGACCCGCCATATTGAGTAATACCAAGCCCTGGTAACGACCAATGCCATGTTCAACATGAACCACAGGGTCGCCGACCTTGAGCTCGGATAAATCCCTAAAGAGGGTATCGGGATCGCTATTGCTGGTTTCCTTACCCCGACGCTGACGCGCCGTTTGCGTGAAGAGCTCAGCCTCCGTAATGATGAGTAATTGCTGGGATTGCCAAACAAAGCCATTAAAGAGGGGAGATACGCAACACCCAAAGCGCTCATCACCTTTTACAAAATCAGCGATGGTGTTTACACCCTGTGGGTGTAAAGCAAACGCTGCATCTTTAGAAGACCCTAAATTACTCTCTTCAATGAGTTGCCGAATTGACTCGAGTCGTCCTGCACTCTCTGCACAAATTAGGATGCGCCATTCATTTTGAGAAACTAATTGCCGCAAGCGCTTGAGGGGATCGGCATCGCGTCGATGAATGGCGACATCTGGTAATTGGGTAAAGACAGGTTCCGTCGCTGAATCCAATGCGGCTTGCGTTTGGAGCACAAAGCGCGGATAGGACTTCGCAATCGTATAAAACTGCTCTAAGCTCAAGAACAAATCCTGAGGCTTTAGCACAGGACGCTCGAGATCGTGCTTTAGAAAAGCATAGCGTTGCTCGGTATCTTTCCAGAACTGCGTGATACTGGTTTCAATATCACCCACATAGCCAAGACAAATATCGCTGCGACTATCCTCTTGATCGCTGCGCACAAAGTAATCAAAGACGGTGGCGGTCTCATCAAAAAACAGCGGCAGGTAAGACTCAATCCCCGCCGTCGGAATTCCAGTACTTACATCCTTGTAGATTGAGCAGCGAGTTGGGTCTCCCTCAAAATACTCGCGCCAGCGCCCTCGAAAGGCAGTGCGTGAGGCCTCATCAAACGGAAACTCATGACCGGGCAGTAAGCGGATTTCTTTCACCGGATACAAGCTGCGTTGCGTATCTGGATCGAAAGCACGGATATGTTCAATCTCATCGCCAAAGAGATCGAGGCGATAGGGGAGGGATGACCCCATTGGGAACAGATCAATTAAGCCACCCCGAATGCTGTACTCGCCAGGGCGCATCACTGCACTAACGGGATCGTAACCCGCCTGTTGCAATTGCAAACGTAGAGCCTCTTCATTTAAGCGCTCGCCTTGGCAAAAGAAAAAAGTATGAGCGGATAAAAATGCGGGTGGGGCAAGCCGCTGCAATGCGGTGGTCACTGGCATTAGGATCAGATCGCAGGTGCCGTTTTGCATTTCATAGAGAGTGGCCAAGCGCTCCGAGATTAAATCTTGATGCGGTGAGAAATGATCGTAGGGCAGGATCTCCCAATCTGGCAGTAAGCGAATGCGCAATTGCGGAGCAAAGCTCGGAATCTCCTCCAGTAAGCGCTGGGCATCGGTCGCATTGGCGCAGAGCACCACAAACTGGCTGTAATTGCTGCGATAGGCGCCTGCCATTTGTGCGAGAAGCGCGGCATCGGCTGAGCCAACAATGGAATCGAAGGTAAAGCGCTGCCCCGCCCGTAGCACGGGAATAGGGGGTGTAAGTAAAGCAGCAGGCCTTGGCGCTGCCGCTGGATTGACAGCATCCGACATCTAGAAGCATTATAGAATCAGGTATGTATCCCATTCTGAACCTGCCATGGCAAGACTAACTAAACCTTGCCATGCCGTATTGCCCTCTGCGGGCATGGGCGTACGCTTGGGTGGCGATCAGCCTAAACAGTTTCGGCATTTGGCAGGTAAGCCCATGTTGCTTTATGCCTTGGATGCTTTCTTTGCCTGCCCTAAGGTGAACTCGGTCTGGATCGGCATGAGTCCTGGCTCAAACTCTTTGATTCATGACCTTAAATCACGTTACCCTCATCCGGTTAAACGCTTTGAATTCCTGGAAACAGGTGGCCCCACTCGGCAGCAAACGGTCTTAAATACACTTGCGGCAATGCTTGATCTAGGAGTTGATCCGCAGGATTGGGTATTAGTGCACGATGCAGCCCGCCCAGGAATCACCCCTGAATTGATTGCCAGGCTCATCACTTTAGTCAAAGCTCAAGAGCAAACTGAGAGTCACCATCAGACATTGCAATCCGGTGGTCTCTTAGCAATGCCGGTTGCCGATACGATGAAAGAGACCACGCACGATGCGATGCGTGCCAAGACGACGATT includes:
- the mfd gene encoding transcription-repair coupling factor, translated to MSDAVNPAAAPRPAALLTPPIPVLRAGQRFTFDSIVGSADAALLAQMAGAYRSNYSQFVVLCANATDAQRLLEEIPSFAPQLRIRLLPDWEILPYDHFSPHQDLISERLATLYEMQNGTCDLILMPVTTALQRLAPPAFLSAHTFFFCQGERLNEEALRLQLQQAGYDPVSAVMRPGEYSIRGGLIDLFPMGSSLPYRLDLFGDEIEHIRAFDPDTQRSLYPVKEIRLLPGHEFPFDEASRTAFRGRWREYFEGDPTRCSIYKDVSTGIPTAGIESYLPLFFDETATVFDYFVRSDQEDSRSDICLGYVGDIETSITQFWKDTEQRYAFLKHDLERPVLKPQDLFLSLEQFYTIAKSYPRFVLQTQAALDSATEPVFTQLPDVAIHRRDADPLKRLRQLVSQNEWRILICAESAGRLESIRQLIEESNLGSSKDAAFALHPQGVNTIADFVKGDERFGCCVSPLFNGFVWQSQQLLIITEAELFTQTARQRRGKETSNSDPDTLFRDLSELKVGDPVVHVEHGIGRYQGLVLLNMAGPKEAPAFEEFLHLIYAHDATLYVPVQQLHQVTRYAGADPDSAPLHQLGSGQWDKAKRKAAQQIRDTAAELLNLYAARAIRKGHAFEFSAHDYAAFAESFGFEETPDQANAIAAVIGDMTSGKPMDRLVCGDVGFGKTEVALRASFVAVMGGKQVAILAPTTLLAEQHAATWKDRFAAWPVRIVELSRFKTAKEISAALAAIAAGEADIVIGTHKLLSKETQFARLGLVIVDEEHRFGVRQKDALKALRAEVDILTLTATPIPRTLGMALEGLREFSVIATAPQKRLAIKTFVRRESDGVIREAVLREIKRGGQVYFLHNEVETIQNRKQALQMLLPEARITVAHGQMHERELEAVMRDFVTQRSNVLLCTTIIETGIDVPTANTIIMHRADKFGLAQLHQLRGRVGRSHHQAYAYLLVPDPDALTKQARLRLDAIVAMEELGSGFYLAMHDLEIRGAGEVLGDKQSGEIHEIGFQLYTEMLNRAVKSLRSGKEPDLLSPMQAVTDVNLGAPALLPADYCPDVHERLSLYKRFASCEAFDELSQLREELVDRFGNLPDPAKAFYETHRLRLEMVLYGIQKMDASPNGIQVSFIAHPPLDPVKLIRLVQSNPHVQLNGQDRIKYLPTKGSSFDQLEQRIEAIRQLMKLLSTALVASAHPLPTPALSSIA
- the ispD gene encoding 2-C-methyl-D-erythritol 4-phosphate cytidylyltransferase; this encodes MARLTKPCHAVLPSAGMGVRLGGDQPKQFRHLAGKPMLLYALDAFFACPKVNSVWIGMSPGSNSLIHDLKSRYPHPVKRFEFLETGGPTRQQTVLNTLAAMLDLGVDPQDWVLVHDAARPGITPELIARLITLVKAQEQTESHHQTLQSGGLLAMPVADTMKETTHDAMRAKTTIDRSHLWQAQTPQMFPLKVLHDALSQAIEAGANITDEASAIERLGGQPLLVEGATRNFKVTHPADWELMELVLSERR